One genomic segment of Heptranchias perlo isolate sHepPer1 chromosome 3, sHepPer1.hap1, whole genome shotgun sequence includes these proteins:
- the LOC137307208 gene encoding uncharacterized protein isoform X1 — MILPPILDSCIFILTLCLLPIAMNSSPTGHRAEDGYAPNHNRPFFFQPMPTPHMFAPPVSHFLHPPAFQPYFYPTVGKRRHDSHTITETPREFGSGLYYPVCPMPYPRSFGPQSPMTHTNYRRPYFNSSFVARPTFYHSTRFRHTPFRRNVTNTEVQTDTETNPGQTKRADVVTETSSQTAEIRIQKSSGIESASSSADVLGQERLLPKEIRDEPHETEEISATMASKSAKPGGYAFQKEKIRIECSEGAPSINVWRSFEATLPIYNNTPNNKAEDRIQCEVWSVSACESGVPFYSSFEADKMIQKTDVPTECTISATPQAREMLLDSNQCPESGGKSRAKGARIPYCTATLGKADTVPCKTNESRMLPTKEFQQERSEKLAQQRSPSGLAHKNGIEENETRNEESDHQIISLKSLNEEEMCEVLKSDGSLESVEEYVPSASVLAWLQTQARSWKNSLSQTMRDRPGVVDESYEEMSSKDEESSFDFFDAMPARKQVSYSHLMCDPHYQLLASDAQVGSKSLENQRDPETEKVFCSTCQKETLLKAKSENYVVCRDDWANRNIGSDVLSETDYLSRDQLMCVNPVTGRGRRKNRRISRESCSSNKNKKKTRYSSDSEAASEDLDNDSRAGLSEKVKVDGSSSRKKIVRRPSKVSALQISNRPQQEKPKGKKKGPDGAKYTVNQREQNRVGNEHNERQKSGQTARPERKRKEEDKRRKYTRKAMSVQNESEESVDEYWNKVGAKPKSATQSLDDAEHEKLQQKVKTICKSVPHKRASLDFNEMETWESSCLHGFRGNSLRRGRTKKRC; from the exons ATGATTCTCCCACCGATACTGGACagttgcatttttattttaactCTTTGCTTGTTGCCAATCGCGATGAATTCTTCACCAACCGGCCACAGAGCAGAAGACGGTTACGCACCAAACCACAACAGGCCTTTCTTTTTCCAACCTATGCCAACACCACATATGTTTGCACCTCCCGTCTCCCACTTCTTGCACCCTCCCGCCTTCCAGCCGTACTTCTACCCGACAGTAGGTAAGCGGCGACACGATTCTCATACAATTACAGAAACACCAAGAG AATTTGGTAGCGGTTTATATTATCCTGTATGTCCTATGCCATATCCAAGAAGCTTTGGCCCACAGTCACCAATGACTCACACAAACTATAGAAGACCCTATTTTAATTCGTCTTTCGTCGCTCGCCCAACATTTTATCATTCTACCCGATTCAGACACACTCCCTTTCGAAGAAATGTGACCAATACTGAAGTACAAACTGACACCGAGACCAATCCAGGCCAAACTAAAAGGGCAGATGTAGTTACTGAAACTAGTAGTCAAACTGCTGAGAtaagaatccaaaagtcttctggcattgaatctgcttcgagcAGCGCAGATGTACTAGGCCAGGAAAGACTTTTACCCAAAGAAATTCGGGATGAACCACacgagactgaagaaatcagtgCTACAATGGCATCTAAAAGTGCCAAGCCAGGAGGCTACGCATTCCAAAAGGAAAAGATAAGAATAGAGTGTAGTGAAGGAGCACCTTCTATAAATGTATGGAGGTCATTTGAAGCCACACTTCCCATATATAACAATACACCTAATAATAAGGCAGAAGATCGTATTCAATGCGAAGTGTGGTCTGTGAGTGCCTGCGAAAGCGGAGTACCCTTTTACAGTTCATTTGAGGCAGACAAAATGATTCAGAAAACCGACGTTCCGACAGAATGTACAATTTCAGCCACTCCACAAGCGCGGGAGATGCTGCTGGATTCCAACCAGTGTCCAGAAAGTGGAGGTAAATCTAGAGCCAAAGGAGCCAGGATTCCGTACTGCACAGCCACGCTTGGCAAAGCGGACACCGTGCCATGTAAAACCAACGAAAGCCGCATGCTTCCAACAAAAGAATTCCAACAGGAGCGGTCTGAGAAACTTGCACAACAAAGGAGCCCAAGTGGACTCGCTCATAAAAATGGAATTGAAGAGAATGAAACCAGGAACGAGGAAAGTGACCATCAGATTATTTCACTAAAGTCattaaatgaagaagaaatgtgTGAAGTATTAAAAAGTGATGGTTCCCTCGAGTCTGTTGAAGAATACGTACCTTCTGCGAGTGTGCTGGCATGGCTACAGACTCAAGCGCGAAGCTGGAAAAATAGTCTTTCTCAAACCATGCGAGATCGACCAGGAGTCGTTGATGAATCTTATGAGGAAATGTCTTCCAAGGACGAGGAATCGTCGTTTGACTTCTTTGATGCCATGCCTGCGAGAAAGCAAGTGTCCTACTCTCACTTGATGTGTGATCCCCACTACCAGCTTTTGGCTTCCGATGCTCAAGTTGGCAGCAAAAGTTTGGAGAATCAACGTGATCCTGAGACAGAAAAGGTATTTTGCAGTACCTGCCAAAAAGAGACACTTTTGAAAGCAAAGAGCGAAAATTACGTTGTCTGTAGAGATGACTGGGCTAATCGGAATATTGGTAGCGATGTCCTTTCTGAGACCGACTATTTAAGCAGAGATCAGTTAATGTGTGTGAATCCAGTGACCGGCAGGGGACGGCGAAAAAATCGCAGAATCTCCCGGGAATCCTGCAGTTCaaataaaaacaagaaaaaaactCGCTATTCCTCTGATTCCGAAGCGGCTTCAGAGGACCTGGACAATGATTCAAGGGCAGGTCTCTCGGAAAAAGTGAAGGTCGATGGATCATCTTCTCGGAAGAAAATAGTTCGTCGACCATCAAAAGTCTCCGCACTCCAGATATCCAATCGGCCGCAACAAGAAAAACCGAAGGGAAAGAAAAAGGGACCTGATGGAGCCAAGTATACAGTTAACCAGCGAGAGCAAAATAGGGTGGGAAATGAACACAACGAGCGCCAGAAATCGGGGCAAACAGCAAGACCGGAACGAAAACGCAAAGAGGAGGATAAGAGGCGAAAATATACTCGAAAGGCTATGAGTG tgcaaaatgAAAGTGAAGAGTCTGTGGATGAATACTGGAATAAAGTTGGTGCCAAGCCCAAGTCAGCTACTCAGTCACTTGATGATGCAGAACATG aGAAACTACAACAAAAAGTCAAAACCATCTGCAAAtcagtccctcataagagagcCTCACTGGATTTTAATGAAATGGAGACCTGGGAGTCATCCTGTTTGCACGGATTTCGAG ggAATTCACTGAGGAGAGGAAGGACTAAAAAAAGATGCTAA
- the LOC137307208 gene encoding bucky ball-like isoform X2, whose product MILPPILDSCIFILTLCLLPIAMNSSPTGHRAEDGYAPNHNRPFFFQPMPTPHMFAPPVSHFLHPPAFQPYFYPTVEFGSGLYYPVCPMPYPRSFGPQSPMTHTNYRRPYFNSSFVARPTFYHSTRFRHTPFRRNVTNTEVQTDTETNPGQTKRADVVTETSSQTAEIRIQKSSGIESASSSADVLGQERLLPKEIRDEPHETEEISATMASKSAKPGGYAFQKEKIRIECSEGAPSINVWRSFEATLPIYNNTPNNKAEDRIQCEVWSVSACESGVPFYSSFEADKMIQKTDVPTECTISATPQAREMLLDSNQCPESGGKSRAKGARIPYCTATLGKADTVPCKTNESRMLPTKEFQQERSEKLAQQRSPSGLAHKNGIEENETRNEESDHQIISLKSLNEEEMCEVLKSDGSLESVEEYVPSASVLAWLQTQARSWKNSLSQTMRDRPGVVDESYEEMSSKDEESSFDFFDAMPARKQVSYSHLMCDPHYQLLASDAQVGSKSLENQRDPETEKVFCSTCQKETLLKAKSENYVVCRDDWANRNIGSDVLSETDYLSRDQLMCVNPVTGRGRRKNRRISRESCSSNKNKKKTRYSSDSEAASEDLDNDSRAGLSEKVKVDGSSSRKKIVRRPSKVSALQISNRPQQEKPKGKKKGPDGAKYTVNQREQNRVGNEHNERQKSGQTARPERKRKEEDKRRKYTRKAMSVQNESEESVDEYWNKVGAKPKSATQSLDDAEHEKLQQKVKTICKSVPHKRASLDFNEMETWESSCLHGFRGNSLRRGRTKKRC is encoded by the exons ATGATTCTCCCACCGATACTGGACagttgcatttttattttaactCTTTGCTTGTTGCCAATCGCGATGAATTCTTCACCAACCGGCCACAGAGCAGAAGACGGTTACGCACCAAACCACAACAGGCCTTTCTTTTTCCAACCTATGCCAACACCACATATGTTTGCACCTCCCGTCTCCCACTTCTTGCACCCTCCCGCCTTCCAGCCGTACTTCTACCCGACAGTAG AATTTGGTAGCGGTTTATATTATCCTGTATGTCCTATGCCATATCCAAGAAGCTTTGGCCCACAGTCACCAATGACTCACACAAACTATAGAAGACCCTATTTTAATTCGTCTTTCGTCGCTCGCCCAACATTTTATCATTCTACCCGATTCAGACACACTCCCTTTCGAAGAAATGTGACCAATACTGAAGTACAAACTGACACCGAGACCAATCCAGGCCAAACTAAAAGGGCAGATGTAGTTACTGAAACTAGTAGTCAAACTGCTGAGAtaagaatccaaaagtcttctggcattgaatctgcttcgagcAGCGCAGATGTACTAGGCCAGGAAAGACTTTTACCCAAAGAAATTCGGGATGAACCACacgagactgaagaaatcagtgCTACAATGGCATCTAAAAGTGCCAAGCCAGGAGGCTACGCATTCCAAAAGGAAAAGATAAGAATAGAGTGTAGTGAAGGAGCACCTTCTATAAATGTATGGAGGTCATTTGAAGCCACACTTCCCATATATAACAATACACCTAATAATAAGGCAGAAGATCGTATTCAATGCGAAGTGTGGTCTGTGAGTGCCTGCGAAAGCGGAGTACCCTTTTACAGTTCATTTGAGGCAGACAAAATGATTCAGAAAACCGACGTTCCGACAGAATGTACAATTTCAGCCACTCCACAAGCGCGGGAGATGCTGCTGGATTCCAACCAGTGTCCAGAAAGTGGAGGTAAATCTAGAGCCAAAGGAGCCAGGATTCCGTACTGCACAGCCACGCTTGGCAAAGCGGACACCGTGCCATGTAAAACCAACGAAAGCCGCATGCTTCCAACAAAAGAATTCCAACAGGAGCGGTCTGAGAAACTTGCACAACAAAGGAGCCCAAGTGGACTCGCTCATAAAAATGGAATTGAAGAGAATGAAACCAGGAACGAGGAAAGTGACCATCAGATTATTTCACTAAAGTCattaaatgaagaagaaatgtgTGAAGTATTAAAAAGTGATGGTTCCCTCGAGTCTGTTGAAGAATACGTACCTTCTGCGAGTGTGCTGGCATGGCTACAGACTCAAGCGCGAAGCTGGAAAAATAGTCTTTCTCAAACCATGCGAGATCGACCAGGAGTCGTTGATGAATCTTATGAGGAAATGTCTTCCAAGGACGAGGAATCGTCGTTTGACTTCTTTGATGCCATGCCTGCGAGAAAGCAAGTGTCCTACTCTCACTTGATGTGTGATCCCCACTACCAGCTTTTGGCTTCCGATGCTCAAGTTGGCAGCAAAAGTTTGGAGAATCAACGTGATCCTGAGACAGAAAAGGTATTTTGCAGTACCTGCCAAAAAGAGACACTTTTGAAAGCAAAGAGCGAAAATTACGTTGTCTGTAGAGATGACTGGGCTAATCGGAATATTGGTAGCGATGTCCTTTCTGAGACCGACTATTTAAGCAGAGATCAGTTAATGTGTGTGAATCCAGTGACCGGCAGGGGACGGCGAAAAAATCGCAGAATCTCCCGGGAATCCTGCAGTTCaaataaaaacaagaaaaaaactCGCTATTCCTCTGATTCCGAAGCGGCTTCAGAGGACCTGGACAATGATTCAAGGGCAGGTCTCTCGGAAAAAGTGAAGGTCGATGGATCATCTTCTCGGAAGAAAATAGTTCGTCGACCATCAAAAGTCTCCGCACTCCAGATATCCAATCGGCCGCAACAAGAAAAACCGAAGGGAAAGAAAAAGGGACCTGATGGAGCCAAGTATACAGTTAACCAGCGAGAGCAAAATAGGGTGGGAAATGAACACAACGAGCGCCAGAAATCGGGGCAAACAGCAAGACCGGAACGAAAACGCAAAGAGGAGGATAAGAGGCGAAAATATACTCGAAAGGCTATGAGTG tgcaaaatgAAAGTGAAGAGTCTGTGGATGAATACTGGAATAAAGTTGGTGCCAAGCCCAAGTCAGCTACTCAGTCACTTGATGATGCAGAACATG aGAAACTACAACAAAAAGTCAAAACCATCTGCAAAtcagtccctcataagagagcCTCACTGGATTTTAATGAAATGGAGACCTGGGAGTCATCCTGTTTGCACGGATTTCGAG ggAATTCACTGAGGAGAGGAAGGACTAAAAAAAGATGCTAA